Proteins encoded within one genomic window of Oscarella lobularis chromosome 6, ooOscLobu1.1, whole genome shotgun sequence:
- the LOC136188051 gene encoding adenylate kinase-like: MLDGLPCKCDDWGSIDEQLAFVQDLRVKPDFVINLGIPDGDLMGRRLGVLVDPETNTSYGKDSHSSADEKRDDDASDVDGSEEISDEDDKEDDDVDAENLRSINKETIENNPLPVEMLPESVIGRLVKQPTEMTASIKEATQLYKDKDRDACH; this comes from the exons ATGTTGGACGGGTTGCCGTGTAAGTGCGACGATTGGGGGAGCATTGACGAACAGCTCGCGTTCGTTCAAGATTTGCGAGTGAAACCAGACTTTGTTATCAATCTGGGA ATTCCCGATGGCGATCTGATGGGGAGACGTCTtggcgttctcgtcgatccaGAAACGAATACGTCGTACGGAAAAGATAGCCACTCGTCGGCGGACgagaaaagagacgacgacgctagtgacgtcgacggatcgGAAGAAATATCAGATGAGgacgacaaagaagacgacgatgtaGATGCCGAGAACTTGCgatcaataaataaagaaacgATAGAA AACAATCCTCTTCCTGTCGAGATGCTTCCGGAGAGTGTGATAGGTCGACTCGTCAAGCAACCAACGGAAATGACTGCATCCATAAAAGAGGCCACACAATTGTACAAGGATAAGGATCGAGACGCCTGTCACTGA
- the LOC136188050 gene encoding POU domain, class 3, transcription factor 4-like: MLEDGFSGHLSTRAAPDAFTARRIYSPRSTTFADYSSFAPHANFAAAHRLSGCPTFSPWQSTSTPAGQQTTAGAVASPTVRSPATPQQLAMPHQMMDNMAAAQVMGVNPSFMSPHDHRFRAAASQNAFPHHGTPAIVAAAADQGNQPTPSELEQFAKMFKQKRIKLGFTQAGVGQALTDYGNPFGPTTICRFEAVQLSFKNMVKLRELLHRWLEDAENNSVGQRVGEKMQVKKRKKRTVIESSTKGLLEKHFTVHPKPSAQEINHLAGQLNLEKEVIRVWFCNRRQKEKRSHSE, from the coding sequence ATGCTCGAGGATGGCTTCTCAGGACATTTATCGACCCGCGCTGCCCCCGACGCCTTCACCGCACGTCGTATTTATTCACCGCGCTCGACGACCTTCGCCGACTATTCGTCGTTCGCTCCCCACGCAAATTTCGCTGCCGCCCACCGGCTATCCGGCTGTCCGACCTTTTCGCCGTGgcagtcgacgtcgacgcccgcCGGTCAACAAACGACAGCGGGCGCCGTTGCCAGTCCGACGGTCCGATCTCCAGCTACACCTCAACAACTTGCCATGCCACATCAGATGATGGACAATATGGCGGCGGCTCAGGTAATGGGCGTCAATCCGTCGTTCATGTCCCCGCACGATCATCGATTTCGAGCCGCCGCTTCCCAAAACGCCTTTCCCCACCACGGGACTCCCGCTatcgttgccgccgccgcggatCAAGGCAATCAACCGACGCCGAGCGAATTGGAGCAGTTCGCGAAGATGTTCAAGCAGAAGCGCATCAAATTGGGCTTCACGCAGGCGGGCGTCGGGCAAGCGTTGACCGACTACGGCAATCCGTTCGGTCCGACGACGATATGTCGTTTCGAGGCGGTGCAGTTGAGTTTCAAGAACATGGTCAAATTGCGAGAGCTGCTTCATCGGTGGCTCGAGGACGCCGAGAACAATTCGGTCGGACAGCGAGTCGGCGAGAAGATGCAAgtgaagaagcgaaagaagcgcACGGtgatcgaatcgtcgacgaaaggtCTTCTCGAGAAGCACTTCACCGTTCATCCGAAACCGTCGGCGCAGGAAATCAACCATTTGGCGGGGCAACTGAATCTCGAAAAGGAAGTCATTCGAGTCTGGTTCtgcaatcgacgtcaaaaggagAAGCGAAGTCATTCGGAGTAG
- the LOC136188049 gene encoding uncharacterized protein: protein MSLSPLYLLPVILTAFAPATSGRVERSASKRDGDVMFADGKAIERIDTRSQSRRNVRRRQKTTVRVSRRSVDVSTATPARRASGKRARRVDGSDQGGEREGRSRGGNERHAKEFSTLGFAFEARYARQGRRQHRMHDQDLRGPRSRQSSRSGRAIAQTGGDQILEIHGSLLAGLNMDDIVKILKDAPNVFIATIRPMTSTSRPPIDPDAPPVDYAQIDYDKTAEQVKESEKVPFRNPFACPPSLPRKLGRRRSSGRVQHRGRFGWGRAWRGTPSPHPVRARGDDETSEDKVNYAELKWRSEGRAKRGD, encoded by the exons ATGTCGCTGTCGCCGCTCTATCTACTGCCTGTCATTTTGACGGCATTCGCCCCGGCCACTTCCGGGCGAGTCGAACGCTCGGCGTCGAAGAGAGACG GCGACGTCATGTTCGCCGACGGGAAAGCGATCGAGCGCATAGATACGCGATCGCAGTCTCGAAGAAACGTACGTCGCCGACAAAAAACGACCGTAcgcgtttctcgtcgaagcgtcgacgtaTCGACAGCGACTCCTGCTCGCCGCGCCAGCGGAAAGCGAGCGCGACGAGTGGATGGAAGCGATCAAGGCggcgaaagagaaggaagatcGCGAGGAGGAAACGAGCGACATGCGAAAGAGTTTTCGACGCTTGGATTCGCATTTGAAGCGCGTTACGCTCGTCAAGGAAGGCGGCAGCATCGGATGCACGATCAAGATTTGCGGGGGCCCCGTTCTCGTCAATCGAGTCGTTCCGGACGGGCCATTGCGCAGACGGGCG GTGATCAGATACTCGAGATACACGGAAGTTTGCTCGCCGGTCTCAACATGGACGACATAGTAAAAATTCTCAAAGATGCGCCCAACGTTTTCatagcgacgattcgtccaatgacgtcgacgtctcgtccgCCCATCGATCCGGACGCCCCGCCGGTCGACTACGCGCAAATCGACTACGACAAGACGGCCGAACAGGTGAAGGAGAGCGAAAAGGTCCCCTTTCGAAATCCCTTCGCTTGTCCCCCCTCGCTTCCTCGAAAGCTTGGGCGTCGGCGATCAAGCGGGCGCGTTCAGCACCGAGGACGATTCGGATGGGGACGCGCATGGCGGGGGACACCTTCGCCGCATCCCGTTCGGGCTAGgggagacgacgagacgtcggAGGACAAGGTCAATTACGCGGAATTGAAATGGCGGAGCGAGGGCAGAGCGAAGAGAGGTGACTGA